The Microbacterium limosum sequence CGGGCCGTGGTGCGGATGGCGACCCGCGGGAGCGGCGAGGCGCCGCGGCGTCGTGCAGACGTCCTCGATGAGTCGGATCAGTGGAACTGCTGGGCCTCGGTGGATCCCACGAGGGCGAGGGTCGCGCTGTCGGGGTTGAGCGCGGTGGAGACGACGTCGAAGTAGCCGGTCCCGGCTTCCCGCTGATGCTTGGTCGCGGTGTATCCGCGCGCCTCGGCGGCGAACTCGGCCTCCTGCAGCTCGACGTAGGCGCTCATGGCGCGCTCGGCGTAGCCCTGGGCCAGGTCGAACATGGAGTAGTTCAACGCGTGGAAGCCGGCGAGGGTGATGAACTGGAACTTGTAGCCGAGGTCGGCCAGCTCCTGCTGGAACGTCGCGATCTGCGCGTCGTCGAGGTGCCGCTTCCAGTTGAAGCTCGGCGAGCAGTTGTAGGCCAGCAGCTTCCCGGGGTACTCCGCGTGGATCGCCGCGGCGAAGGCGCGGGCGAGTTCGATGTCGGGCTCTCCCGTCTCGACCCAGATCAGGTCGGCATAGGGCGCGAACGCCAGACCGCGGCTGATCACGGCATCCAGCCCGGGGCGCACGCGGTAGAAGCCCTCGCTCGTGCGCTCGCCGGTGGTGAACTCCCGGTCGCGCGGGTCGACGTCGCTCGTGAGGAGGTCGGCCGCGAGCGCATCGGTGCGGGCGATGATGACGGTGGGCACTCCCGCGACGTCGGCGGCCAGGCGCGCGGCGTTGAGGGTGCGGATGTGCTGCTGCGTCGGCACGAGCACCTTGCCGCCCAGGTGACCGCACTTCTTCTCGCTCGCGAGCTGGTCCTCCCAGTGGATGCCGGCGGCTCCGGAAACGATGAGCGACTGCGCCAGCTCGAAGGCGTTGAGCGGTCCGCCGAAGCCGGCCTCGGCATCCGCGACGATGGGCGCCATCCAGTCCTGCGTGACCGAACCCTCGGCGTGCTCGAGCTGGTCCTGCCGCAGCAGGGCGTTGTTGATGCGGCGCACGACCGCGGGCACCGAGTTGGCGGGGTACAGCGACTGGTCGGGGTAGGTCTGGCCGGCCAGGTTGCCGTCGGCGGCGACCTGCCATCCGCTCAGGTAGATGGCCTTCAGCCCGGCCCTGACCTGCTGCACGGCCTGCCCGCCCGTGTATGCCCCGAGTGCGCGGATGTAGTCCTCCGTGTGGAGCAGGTTCCAGAGGTTCTCGGCTCCCCGGCGGGCCAGGGTCGCATCCTCGCGGACGGTGCCGCGGATGCGGATGACGTCGTCGGCCGAGTAGGTGCGCGAGACCCCGTCCCACCGCGGGTCGGTGTCCCACTCCTGCTGCAGCTCGGCGGC is a genomic window containing:
- the aceA gene encoding isocitrate lyase yields the protein MSIQATPGNPPLRAGDQTQTAAELQQEWDTDPRWDGVSRTYSADDVIRIRGTVREDATLARRGAENLWNLLHTEDYIRALGAYTGGQAVQQVRAGLKAIYLSGWQVAADGNLAGQTYPDQSLYPANSVPAVVRRINNALLRQDQLEHAEGSVTQDWMAPIVADAEAGFGGPLNAFELAQSLIVSGAAGIHWEDQLASEKKCGHLGGKVLVPTQQHIRTLNAARLAADVAGVPTVIIARTDALAADLLTSDVDPRDREFTTGERTSEGFYRVRPGLDAVISRGLAFAPYADLIWVETGEPDIELARAFAAAIHAEYPGKLLAYNCSPSFNWKRHLDDAQIATFQQELADLGYKFQFITLAGFHALNYSMFDLAQGYAERAMSAYVELQEAEFAAEARGYTATKHQREAGTGYFDVVSTALNPDSATLALVGSTEAQQFH